In the Kaistella sp. 97-N-M2 genome, one interval contains:
- a CDS encoding tryptophan-rich sensory protein, translating into MKKTCQIANGIAAVFTIIFNYLSNTGIFAGKTIGDVSKEIENLFTPAGYAFSIWGLIYLLLLGFVIYSGRSLFQPRSTEADGFVEKIGWWFVLTCVANCAWIVTWLYGYTGFSVLIMTVFLVALLKILVEALKYKSGAAQKWLINIPFQIYAGWVSVALIAAAAAWLTKIEWSAWGISEISWTIIMIFIAVLINLYMTWKKDAPVFAFAAVWALIAIAVANKSGSDEIYTVALLSAVLLFLSSCVHLNKRRTLI; encoded by the coding sequence ATGAAAAAGACCTGTCAAATCGCCAACGGAATCGCTGCGGTTTTCACCATTATATTCAATTACTTAAGCAACACGGGCATTTTTGCGGGGAAAACTATTGGTGATGTCTCAAAGGAGATCGAAAATTTGTTTACGCCTGCGGGTTACGCCTTTTCAATTTGGGGCCTTATATATTTGCTTCTACTGGGCTTTGTTATTTACTCCGGTCGCAGTTTATTTCAACCTAGAAGCACCGAAGCTGATGGATTTGTCGAAAAGATCGGTTGGTGGTTTGTTCTGACCTGCGTCGCCAACTGCGCGTGGATCGTCACGTGGCTTTACGGTTACACGGGCTTTTCCGTGCTTATCATGACCGTATTTCTGGTAGCCTTGCTGAAAATTTTGGTGGAAGCTTTGAAATACAAGTCCGGAGCTGCGCAAAAATGGTTGATCAATATACCCTTTCAAATTTATGCCGGTTGGGTAAGTGTCGCGCTCATCGCGGCAGCCGCGGCATGGCTCACCAAAATTGAGTGGAGCGCCTGGGGAATTTCGGAAATCAGCTGGACGATCATTATGATCTTCATTGCTGTCCTGATCAATTTGTATATGACGTGGAAGAAGGATGCGCCCGTTTTTGCCTTCGCAGCCGTTTGGGCTTTGATTGCAATTGCAGTTGCCAACAAAAGCGGAAGTGACGAAATTTATACCGTGGCACTTTTGTCCGCGGTACTTCTTTTTCTAAGCAGCTGCGTTCATCTTAACAAAAGAAGAACGCTTATTTAA
- a CDS encoding alpha/beta fold hydrolase, which yields MKLKNIKYLFILLLSVSLNAQDLSKLKPLDAELTTVTYPFPVTVKMLKNQGQELKMVYMDDQPEKPNGKTVVLLHGKNFNGYYFEETAKALLKEGFRVIMPDQIGFGKSSKPKQYQFSFQQLAENTKSILDDLKIEKFILLGHSMGGMLATKMAVMYPESIDKLILENPIGLEDYRDLSPYQNIDKQYAAELKNTYQSYKDYQLKFYYDGKWKPEYEKWLNLVAGWTISNDFPITAWDAALTSDMIYTQPVVDDFEKITVPTLLIIGTRDRTAIGKANAPKDLQPLMGLYENLGKATQKKIKNSKLVELENVGHLPHIEVFERFIRPLLEFVKN from the coding sequence ATGAAACTCAAAAACATCAAATATCTGTTTATCCTTTTGCTTTCGGTTTCGCTGAATGCACAGGATCTCTCGAAATTAAAACCCTTAGATGCAGAACTTACCACCGTTACGTATCCTTTTCCCGTGACGGTGAAAATGCTAAAAAATCAAGGTCAGGAACTGAAAATGGTTTACATGGATGACCAACCGGAAAAGCCCAATGGAAAAACGGTCGTTCTGCTGCACGGCAAAAACTTTAACGGTTATTATTTTGAGGAAACCGCGAAAGCGTTGCTGAAAGAAGGGTTTCGCGTCATCATGCCGGATCAGATCGGTTTTGGGAAATCTTCCAAACCAAAACAATATCAGTTCAGTTTCCAGCAACTGGCGGAGAACACAAAATCGATTCTGGATGATTTAAAAATTGAAAAATTTATTCTTCTTGGCCATTCGATGGGTGGAATGCTGGCGACGAAAATGGCAGTGATGTATCCGGAAAGTATTGACAAATTAATTCTTGAAAATCCGATTGGACTGGAAGATTACCGCGACTTGTCACCCTATCAAAACATCGATAAACAATATGCGGCAGAACTTAAAAACACCTATCAATCCTATAAAGATTATCAACTTAAATTTTATTACGACGGAAAATGGAAACCCGAATATGAAAAATGGCTTAACCTCGTGGCGGGCTGGACGATCTCTAACGATTTCCCGATCACGGCGTGGGATGCAGCCCTGACTTCAGATATGATTTACACGCAGCCGGTTGTGGATGATTTCGAAAAAATAACAGTTCCTACCCTTTTGATCATCGGAACGCGCGACCGAACGGCGATAGGAAAAGCCAACGCGCCGAAAGACCTGCAGCCGTTGATGGGACTGTATGAAAATTTAGGGAAAGCAACGCAGAAAAAAATTAAGAACTCGAAGCTGGTTGAGCTGGAAAACGTGGGACATTTGCCACACATCGAAGTTTTTGAGCGCTTCATCAGGCCTCTGCTGGAATTTGTGAAAAATTAA